One Indicator indicator isolate 239-I01 chromosome 21, UM_Iind_1.1, whole genome shotgun sequence DNA segment encodes these proteins:
- the SLC15A3 gene encoding solute carrier family 15 member 3 — protein MASTGDDGERSPLVGTGTALQGPGAACVAVLVAEALARVAFCSISTSLGLYLSSSSTFGWGVSRASQAALLFLAASDLLSPVGGWFADVYLGCYGSLVLSFSVCLLASCLLPLTATLDGRLSLCGQPPAGTLRNCSWPQEGTCQGRPPELYCAPTIYTSLLVLALGVSSIKANLSPFGADQVRDQGGAATRCFFNWFYWSINIGAVFSLLLVAFVQQNISFLAGYLIPVACLALALFIFLLATPTFIIKPPRGSQVSSMIKLALKNFGCAWLGAVRASTQRWEAEDLLPSSRGQPGAPSPEEDLANFQVLARILPVMLTFIPYWMVYSQIQSTYHLQALHLHIPSIFQHGPSTPQTYTFPAAWLLLANVVALLALVPLKNHIIDPFLARRKLLPSALKQITLGMFFSLTSVLTAGFLERERLRYVQHGQVVPQLIGKDLYLAATLPVWWQAPQYLLLSISELLVSISRLEFACTEAPRSMKGAIMGLFCFTSGLGFLLGEGLLALLSQPTRGWMQCPKDSGSINHCRMDNYLFLLVGIQSVNCLLFIWITRHYHSHPALLSAPHPSMGPEED, from the exons ATGGCCAGCACGGGGGACGACGGGGAGCGGAGTCCCTTAGTGGGGACGGGGACAGCCCTGCAGGGCCCGGGCGCGGCGTGTGTGGCCGTGCTGGTGGCGGAGGCTCTGGCGAGGGTGGCTTTCTGCAGCATCTCCACCAGCCTGGGGCTctacctcagcagcagcagcactttcgGCTGGGGGGTGAGCCGAGcgtcccaggctgctctgctcttcctggcTGCCTCTGACCTGCTCTCCCCCGTCGGGGGCTGGTTTGCCGATGTCTACCTCGGCTGCTACGGCAGCCTGGTCCTCAGCTTCTCTGTGTGCCTGCTGgcgagctgcctgctgcccctcaccGCCACGCTGGACGGGCGGCTCTCGCTGTGCGGGCAGCCGCCCGCTGGCACCCTCCGAAACTGCTCCTGGCCCCAGGAGGGGACGTGCCAAGGACGCCCCCCCGAGCTCTATTGTGCCCCCACCATCTACACCAGCCTCCTGGTCCTGGCCTTGGGAGTCAGCTCCATCAAAGCCAACCTCAGCCCCTTTGGGGCCGACCAG GTGAGGGACCAGGGTGGTGCTGCCACACGGTGCTTCTTCAACTGGTTCTACTGGAGCATCAACATTGGGGCTgtcttctccctgctgctggtggcctttgtCCAGCAGAACATCAGCTTCCTGGCTGGCTACCTCATCCCTGTTGCCTGCCTGGCCTTGGCactcttcatcttcctcctggCCACCCCCACCTTCATCATCAAGCCCCCCAGAGGCAGCCAGGTCTCTTCGATGATCAAGTTGGCCCTGAAGAACTttggctgtgcctggctggggGCCGTCAGGGCCAG CACTCAGCGGTGGGAGGCTGAGGAccttctccccagcagcagaggccagcctggagccccttcaCCCGAGGAGGACCTTGCCAACTTCCAGGTGCTGGCCCGGATCCTGCCTGTGATGCTGACCTTCATCCCTTACTGGATGGTCTACTCACAG ATCCAGTCAACTTACCATCTGCAAGCTCTTCACCTCCACATCCCCAGCATCTTCCAGCACGGTCCCAGCACCCCCCAGACCTACACG ttcccagctgcttggctgctcctgGCCAACGTGGTGGCCTTGCTGGCCTTGGTACCCCTGAAGAACCACATCATCGACCCCTTCCTCGCCAGGCGGAAGCTGCTGCCCTCAGCGCTCAAGCAGATCACCCTGGGCATGTTCTTCAGCCTCACCTCCGTCCTCACAGCAG GCTTCTTGGAGCGGGAACGGCTGCGGTACGTGCAGCACGGCCAGGTGGTGCCACAGCTCATTGGCAAGGACCTCTACCTGGCTGCCACCTTGCCAGTCTGGTGGCAAGCCCCTCAGTACCTTCTCCTCAGCATCAGCGAGCTCTTAGTCAGCATCTCCA GGTTGGAGTTTGCCTGCACTGAGGCCCCCAGGTCCATGAAAGGAGCCATCATGGGGCTCTTCTGCTTCACCTCTGGGCTGGGCTTCCTGCTGGGTGAggggctgctggccctgctctcACAGCCCACCCGCGGGTGGATGCAGTGCCCAAAGGACTCTG GGAGCATCAACCACTGCCGGATGGACAACTACCTCTTCCTGCTGGTGGGGATCCAGTCGGTCAACTGCCTCCTCTTCATCTGGATCACCAGGCACTACCACagccacccagcactgctgagtgcCCCACACCCCTCCATGGGCCCAGAAGAGGACTGA
- the TMEM132A gene encoding LOW QUALITY PROTEIN: transmembrane protein 132A (The sequence of the model RefSeq protein was modified relative to this genomic sequence to represent the inferred CDS: inserted 1 base in 1 codon; deleted 1 base in 1 codon; substituted 1 base at 1 genomic stop codon) translates to MGWGAGIGTGVVNGVEAVPGLGLALGNAAGAVPGAARGRCLGPGGTRRCWCRSRPGPIVWARRRRDGXRRWLLVRTRRGALPAMAPAPGPGAAPGTRLALLVAALICASARGEGDPPDPVYLPVDLEVLGVPESYRLQRADQDVPTNSSLHARTDTYLLLAHSSATQPLLQATYPPFSTRQEVPTESPAGREGWAIRAVSLESSVSPAEPFARVLFHLQGPDWMPGHRDHLGQQHQPGEQNHPGEWDHHPGEQNHPREWDHHPGGQNHPREWDQHPGEQNHPREWDHPGQWDHPREQNHPREWDHPGQWDSPGEQHHPGEQAQPRQRNHPGEWDHPGERDHREHSMERDHPRERHLPCVTLHAHHRGRVARGTCRLQAPLGVCVVELEIPPRWFSPPPPTPRSRRRAAEPPEPAELRYGLLAPGDCGRARSPGEAPRYLGTLELRAAEPGRRQEVRLDDKVLLRVPDATLRPGQRFTATLTLRHNFTAQQLTLRIKAKKGLQVVAARAGDSGAWSTQLEHTRGAKHSMAVVTCQRRGDTLTPIGXPRASDSAAFLLLDVVVENGTGGLAPVRPLTWQVEYPGQDPEAQKDKLVWEVQVSERDVRALVPLVQDLELLNTAPLTGVPRSIPVRLVMVAAGGGITELPDPPRCESADKQVLQVSDSCDSVFVGGKESRGARGARVDFWWRRLHASLSFSVWAPLLPLRVQLGDTVLEQVRGWRLPAGTDSAPADAEEPGEEAERRARGCRPQYQRTGVRVLAHFVSHPLDGGRHLSYLPGPQWLLDVTHLVASWTRVQDPRVASLEGGTVVVGREPGVTSVEVRSPLSDSILGEQMLVVSEEKVTVTELRAQVVAGLSLALRAEPGHPGMVTATAVGTIALRAPKQEATLSVWLLFSDHTLAPLELYGWQDATLAVTTLDPSVATVGGSPGGPSARPWVVAEGPGRGALLQLSLYPPDACRRGRHRAAALGTGTAWLEVGLGQRLPTAASPRPRGGRPRAGSPFPRAEGAMSGEAVTVASQPRRRDPAGVGPAATKLHGLGSSSEEEEEGEEEGYGHNNRAGGMEEEEEDEMVKAPERVTDLEIGMYVLLGVFCLAIFIFLVNCIFFVLRYQQKELPDGASAAPSAPQPHNWVWLGTDQEELSRQLDRRQPEPPATKAGTKAGTDSGRCCCGVPPGTAPGPEAEGPPPLDTPKPGAPLPRKEGGTAGGGRRKRVEFVTFAPARAPEEPPEPVPNVQSILVASEDDIRWVCEDMGLRDPEELRSYMERIRGSS, encoded by the exons AtgggatggggagcagggattggaacaggggTGGTGAACGGGGtggaagctgtgccagggctgggtcTGGCTCTAGGGAACGCGGCTGGAGCTGTGCCCGGCGCTGCTCGGGGCCGGTGTTTAGGACCCGGCGGGACGAGGCGGTGCTGGTGC CGGTCCCGCCCCGGCCCCATTGTCTGGGCGCGGAGGCGGAGGGACG ACCGGCGGTGGCTGCTCGTACGGACACGCCGCGGAGCCCTCCCGGCCATGGCTCCCGCACCGGGCCCCGGAGCGGCCCCGGGGACCCGGCTGGCGCTGCTGGTCGCCGCCCTGATCTGCGCCTCAG CGAGGGGTGAGGGGGACCCCCCAGACCCTGTGTACCTACCGGTGGACCTGGAGGTGCTCGGTGTGCCCGAGTCCTACCGGCTGCAGCGGGCAGACCAGGACGTGCCCACCAACAGCTCCCTGCACGCCCGCACTGACACctacctgctgctggcacacagctcagccacccagcccctgctccaggcCACCTACCCACCCTTCAGCACCCGGCAG GAGGTACCCACGGAGagcccagcagggagggagggttgGGCCATCCGTGCTGTGTCACTTGAGAGCTCCGTGTCCCCCGCCGAGCCCTTCGCGAGGGTCCTCTTCCACCTCCAGGGTCCTGACTGGATGCCAGGGCACCGGGACCACCttgggcagcagcaccagcctgggGAGCAGAACCACCCTGGGGAGTGGGACCACCACCCTGGGGAGCAGAACCACCCTAGAGAGTGGGACCACCACCCTGGGGGGCAGAACCACCCCAGGGAGTGGGACCAGCACCCCGGGGAGCAGAACCACCCTAGGGAGTGGGACCACCCTGGGCAATGGGACCACCCCAGGGAGCAGAACCACCCCAGGGAGTGGGACCACCCTGGGCAATGGGActcccctggggagcagcaccaCCCTGGGGAGCAGGCCCAGCCCAGACAACGAAACCACCCCGGGGAGTGGGACCACCCTGGTGAACGGGACCACCGGGAGCACTCCATGGAGCGAGACCACCCCAGGGAGCGGCACCTGCCCTGCGTCACCCTCCATGCCCACCACCGTGGCCGGGTGGCCCGTGGGACGTGCCGCTTGCAG GCACCCTTGGGCGTCTGCGTGGTGGAACTGGAGATCCCTCCACGCTGgttctcccccccaccccccaccccccgcagCCGCCGGCGGGCAGCCGAGCCCCCCGAGCCAGCTGAGCTGCGCTACGGCCTGCTGGCACCGGGGGACTGCGGCCGTGCCAGGAGCCCCGGGGAGGCCCCACGGTACCTGGGGACGTTGGAGCTGCGGGCGGCCGAGCCGGGGCGGCGCCAGGAGGTCCGCTTGGACGACAAGGTCCTGCTGAGGGTCCCCGATGCCACCCTGCGCCCTGGGCAGCGCTTCACCGCCACCCTCACCCTGCGGCACAACTTCACCGCCCAGCAGCTGACCCTACG GATCAAGGCCAagaaggggctgcaggtggTGGCTGCCCGTGCGGGGGACAGTGGCGCTTGGAGCACCCAGCTGGAGCATACCCGAGGTGCCAAGCACTCGATGGCCGTGGTGACGTGCCAGCGGAGAGGGGACA CCCTGACCCCCATCGGGTGACCCAGGGCGAGCGACTCGGCTGCATTCCTGCTGCTGGACGTGGTGGTGGAGAACGGCACAGGGGGACTGGCACCGGTCCGGCCCCTGACCTGGCAGGTGGAGTACCCTGGGCAGGACCCCGAGGCCCAGAAGGACAAACTGGTTTGGGAGGTCCAAGTGTCCGAGAGGGACGTCCGAGCCCTCGTCCCCTTGGTGCAG gacctggagctgctgaacACAGCGCCCCTGACCGGGGTCCCTCGTTCCATCCCGGTCCGACTGGTGATGGTGGCAGCTGGCGGAGGCATCACCGAGCTGCCGGACCCCCCTCGCTGCGAGTCAGCCGACAAGCAGGTCCTGCAG GTCTCGGACTCCTGTGACAGTGTCTTCGTGGGGGGCAAGGAGAGCCGGGGGGCCCGGGGGGCCCGGGTGGATTTCTGGTGGCGGCGGCTCCACGCCTCGCTCAGCTTCAGCGTCTGGGCACCGCTGCTGCCGCTGCGAGTCCAGCTGGGGGACACCGTCCTGGAGCAAGTCAggggctggaggctgcctgCTGGCACCGACAG tGCCCCAGCAGACGCAGAGGagcctggggaggaggctgAGCGGCGGGCACGGGGCTGCAGACCCCAGTACCAGCGGACGGGGGTGAGGGTCCTGGCACACTTCGTGTCCCACCCCCTGGACGGTGGCCGTCACCTCTCCTACCTGCCCGGTCCCCAGTGGCTTCTGGATGTCACCCACTTGGTGGCCAGCTGGACACGGGTCCAGGACCCACGGGTGGCCTCGCTGGAGGGGGGCACTGTGGTGGTTGGCAGAGAGCCTGGGGTCACCTCTGTGGAG GTCCGCTCCCCACTCTCGGACTCCATCCTGGGGGAGCAGATGCTGGTGGTGtcagaggagaaggtgacagTGACAGAGCTGCGTGCCCAGGTGGTGGCTGGGCTGTCCCTGGCGCTGCGGGCAGAGCCGGGGCACCCTGGCATGGTCACAGCCACTGCCGTGGGGACGATCGCCCTGCGTGCCCCCAAGCAg GAGGCAACGCTGTCGgtctggctgctcttctccgACCACACGCTGGCCCCGCTGGAGCTCTACGGCTGGCAGGATGCCACCTTGGCTGTCACCACCTTGGACCCCTCGGTGGCCACCGTTGGGGGCTCCCCCGGGGGCCCCTCTGCTCGGCCCTGGGTAGTGGCGGAGGGGCCGGGGCGcggggctctgctgcagctcagcttgtACCCGCCGGACGCTTGCCGCCGGGGCCGGCACCGGGCAGCCGCGCTGGGCACCGGCACCGCCTGGCTCGAGGTGGGGCTCGGCCAACGTCTCCCCACCGCCGCCAGCCCCCGCCCCCGGGGCGGTCGGCCACGAGCCGGCTCCCCCTTCCCGAGAGCCGAAGGGGCCATGTCAGGAGAGGCGGTGACGGTAGCCAGCCAGCCCCGGCGAAGGGACCCTGCTGGCGTAGGACCTGCTGCCACCAAGCTCCACGGCTTGGGGTCTTCctcggaggaggaggaggagggggaggaggaaggctaCGGCCACAACAACCGAGCCGGTGGgatggaagaagaggaggaggatgagatgGTGAAGGCTCCTGAGCGGGTCACCGACCTGGAGATTGGCATGTACGTCCTGCTGGGGGTCTTCTGCTTGGCCATCTTCATCTTCCTGGTCAATTGCATCTTCTTCGTCCTGCGCTACCAGCAGAAGGAGCTGCCCGACGGTGCCAGCGCTGCCCCTTCCGCCCCCCAGCCCCATAACTGGGTTTGGTTGGGCACCGACCAGGAAGAGCTGAGCCGGCAACTGGACCGGCGGCAGCCGGAGCCCCCGGCCACCAAAGCGGGCACCAAGGCCGGCACCGACAGCGGCCGCTGCTGCTGCGGGGTGCCCCCGGGCACCGCGCCCGGCCCCGAAGCTGAGGGTCCTCCCCCGCTCGATACCCCGAagcctggagctcctctgcctcGTAAAGAAGGCGGTACGGCAGGGGGTGGCCGCAGGAAGAGGGTGGAGTTTGTCACCTTTGCCCCTGCCCGGGCCCCCGAGGAGCCCCCCGAGCCTGTCCCCAACGTCCAGTCCATCCTGGTGGCCAGCGAGGATGACATCCGCTGGGTGTGTGAGGACATGGGGCTGAGGGACCCCGAGGAGCTCAGGAGCTACATGGAGAGGATCCGGGGGAGCTCCTGA